The Vanessa cardui chromosome 27, ilVanCard2.1, whole genome shotgun sequence region CTTAATTTATCAGCGAATTTGTATTAGTCTTAATtggatatttatatttcatattttaatcaatactaAATACTcggtgttttaaaatattgtcatatttgtaaaaatacacaaaaactaattaaaagtaaataaccTTCAAATCAaagacaattataaaaataaaagtttacatAGTCTATGCTATTTGATATCTCAATCCTATTGGGTTCTACAAACTTCtcgattgatatatttatatacaatacaattctACTATCTACTCATacaatttacatacaattttaatttccaaAGTCCCGATAACTTTGACGATATTGACATTATGGACAACATTCGAGATTCATCGCGTCAATTCACTGCCGAAGTTATTTATTCAACTCTTTTAATTGAAAAGGTCAAACTTTCATTCTTTGGGCCACCGTTTAGGACCTTTGGAATGTACGAAAAtgcttaaataaagattatattatacagcTGGTTAGtcaatgtcaaatattttaaaaatagaatgttttGAGAGTCTTACtaaaatttgaaaaacgaaTCACAGAACATCAAGTCAGTAGATCTTAAAAGCAAACACAGCACATATCAGCACACATATAACGCTACCGGCCACTGCCTTCGCTGAACCCTTATCGTCATCCGTATCACCTATCTCGTTCTTTCTCGTTATAGCCTTCATTTCATCCAGTATTCGCTTCTCTTCTAGCGCGATTGTTGTCGCATCATTAATGGTTCTCATTAGGGGATAGTTGGAAAATTCTGGTTCTGGTAGACGAAGGTGTAGCTTGTTGTTCGAAATGACGTATGATGTTCGTCTACTTAAATTTTCTATACGGTTTCCTGGAATGTTGAAAGTATTGATGTTGTTAAATCATATGAAAAATTCGTTTCCTAATTCTAAACTCAACTATTCGTAGATTTATTCCAAATATGAAATAGTACCAAGTAATAGCActgaataatttgatttgattaaagtaAGTTCTGTTGAAGTGAAAACttaaagattgaaataaaactatttttaacggatttaaatcgcgtatcgggtagactacccgtgaccacaaacgctgtaaagtgctcgaaatgtcgtgatgataaaaataattaatatacgcgattcaaactAGTTTtgtttcaatgtgtaataatcgcgaaattCTAAGACAATTTAAAGATTATTCGAATACGTCACTCTTAGCGGATTTGTGGATTGTTAACACATAGGAAACTTTTTCAATTTCATCAGATataagagttactttcactatCAAGCAAAGCATGAATTATGAACACTGATCTTCAGTCAATCAGTCAGATTTATGATCAGGATTTAAGTGAATGCGTTGATAATTTGGAGTAATAAGTCCAAGTTTTAATCGACaatctgtttatataataaagtagaaTACTAGCAGAGCTGTGATgatataattgattttgtttaaatataaatctattaaaaaatcagaAAGAATATTAAGAAGAGGAAACCTACCGTCTGGTAAATTAAGATTCTTTAACGCCTCTTGTAATAGAGGATCGTCCACCATATCGTTGTATCGATCAACGAAATCTTGATATGCACCAGGTTCTGGTTCGCAGGCACCTTTAAAGTCGTCAGTATCTATACTCCACACCATGAGCCCTCCAAGACCATAGTCCATAGCCATTctgtaatcaataaaattaatttatattacagaatAATTATTAGGCTTAATGAATTCCAAAGTAAATTTCGGCTAGTCTATGACGTTTATAATAGCGAgtgatattatttgataattattagtaagtaaatagtaacagcctgtaaattttccactgctgggcttaggcctcctctttcattgaGGAGAGCGTTTGGAAtgtatttcaccacgctgttctaatgcgggtttgtggaatgcacatgtggcagaatttcgatgaaattagacacaatcaggtttcctcacgacgttttccttcaacgccgcgctcgagatgaattataaacacacaaattaagcacatatatatagtgatgcttccctggctttgaacccgctatcatcggtgaagatgcacgcgttctaaccatctcagctcttaagtaagtaaatgtaaaactatatttaCTATTAGGTCCAATCGCATTTAGTTTTGAGACAAAAATTTTGAGCTTATGCCATCATATTGATCCAATGTTTATTTTGCGTCATGTGACAGATTCTTTTTGGCACATGctgatttcctcacgatgttttccttcattgctGAGCATAAGAAAAATTGTTAATTCGTTCTGTCGGTAGAGGGGCAAATGGATCACTATATGTTAAAAATTCACCATCGTCCATATCAttagtatgaaatattaatcatttcttacatcactTAGGCGCTATCAAACCTACTAGCTCTTCATCATCTGAACCACACCAGATGCAAAGTTCGCTGTTGAGTAGGTATATACCCAGATGAGCTTGCATAAAACATAACCTCAAATTTCTATTtctgaattaaacaaaatatctgAATACGtagagaataaaaataaacccagAACCCTACCGGTTTTATCACGGTTCAAAGTAACTCTGATGTCTATTTTCGAAGTAATTaggcttaaaataatttaaattaaaaaaaaactcactttattttaatagcaaGAGATCTTGGATTGTCATAAACGATTATTCTTTCGCCGTCTCTGAGATAAGGCGTTGCTGTTTTTTCTTCCCAGTGTTGTGTCCACTTAGACGACTTATTAGTGATTTCTGCACAGACCTAataaagatacaaaaataatcagAAACTGTTATATTGTTATACAAAATTCATTGTTACGATAACACAACGtcaaaaaccaaaatatttacaattttacggtgattcttaaaaaaattggtGACGCGGAAACTTGGATGGAACAAAGTTGCTTTTGCTATATCTTATGTctttaataacattaacaataaAACTAACAACGAATATACAATACTTgagaataattaatgatttaatggaagacaacatttttattcaaaagaagaagaagaaggcgAAAGAGACACCCggtgttaagtggtcaccaccacccatagatatttgcgatgtcaaaaatattaactcACTCCTTACTTCACCAACGCTCCACTACCCTTGGCAACTGTTGTGTCCCTTGAACCTAATTACCCTGGCTAATCCTCCATGCTtcaaaatatctgatgagtggttgctACCTAAGAAAACGTTCTTGTACAAGGCATCATCATCAAGTAATAGTATATTTTACCTCATTATATCCAATAAATCCAGCTTCCCTGGTCCATGGTCCAGCGAATGTGACGGATTTGGTTGGTGTTTTGccgaattcaatatttttaacattcggATCGTTCAAAATGAAAGTACGGCCATACATCGGTAACCCAAGAACCATCTTGTAAGGACTCACACCATGTGAGAGCATGTAATCAATGGTGTATTTCTGGAACAATGGTTATTTAAGGTAAAGTTCAGAGAATACTTTAAGTATAAGAATACAGAATCATTCTTTAGCACGTGTCTTATAAATGTGATTTTCTTGCGTTAGAACTGACAAGTGCAAATAGTACACATGGAAAGTTGCATTTAAGTATAACCTTGAATCTCTATTTCCAAATGTCATGCCCATATAGGCtctgaacccaggacctcggaatcTGCAACCTATCTAGGTCCTAGATTAACTATGTAGAAGAAATCATACATACCACACTTAAGACATCATCGTCACCAATCCCATCTAGAGGAGCGTTTGCACCAACCACGTTGTCCCAAGTTCCGTGGTAATCGTAGCACATCATGTGGATGAAATCAAGATAACGACTCAATTTGGCAAGATCGTAAGCACTTTCCATTGTATCTTTACCAGCGCCCAGCGCAGCTGTCAGGATGTAGCCATAAGGCTCGAATGCGTCTTTTAATTCCtggaatttataattataacgataatataggaagtaatagcctgtaaatctcTTATTGCTCTACAAATACCCctgttaggagcatattccgctacgctgctccaatggggGTTAGTgaatcacatgtggcagaatttcgttgaaattcagGTTTCGCCGTTTCGCCTAGCAATGGTCCTAATATGGATCCTTGAGGAATACCGCATGTTATGGTTCGGGGCTCACTTTTAAAATCAGATATTTTAACGATCTGTTGACGGTTCGTAAGGTAAGAAGCTAAAATACTGAATGCTGACCCGGTGATACCGATGTTTCTTAacttttgtaacaatttaacaTGACTAACGGTGTCAAAAGCTTTCTTAAGGTCAATGAAAATGGCTAAAGATATATTGTTTTTgatcaatatttgttttgagtTTAGTTATTACATCAATAGCTGCAGAGAGTGTATTTGACTGCGACCAAAAACCGtattgttcttttattaaaaaatttttccTATCTAAGTAATCATTTAgtcgaatatatattattttttcaaatattttagatatcaCAGGCAGTACTGATATCGGTCTATAATTACTTGGATCAGATTTCGAACCGGATTTGTAAATTGGAGTGACTTTTGCAATTTTAAGGCTATCAGGGAATTTGCCTTgtagtaaacatttatttatacaattaactaGATCAGTGACAACTATtcctatatataaatttacaattacaaattaagtacataaaattcagtggtgctgcctgaatttgagcccgcaatcatcggttaagatgtacgcgttctaacaactgggccatttcggctcgaCTTAAAGATCTTTAAGTttcaaattacttatatatttataccgtCTTGCTTTTCCCTTCcgattttaaatacatatagaaTTTGAAGATCGATTAAAATTCACCTCAAATTTAAAtgagacttttttattttaaagaataacaaATACTATTGCGTGgactaaaatatgaataaatatatcagCGGCGGAAATTTCGAATTAAGAATGTTTGTGTGAACAGatgttcttatatttattatatgcatgTATAACACATaactgtaatataattatatctgacATTCTAAATCAGCCTTATAAGATTATCAAGGCAAGCCGAACTACCAACATAAGTAGAACCTTTACATCTTACACTTAAGCCTTTATGGATCTACTTACTCACAATGACGAAGTGtttagatgttatttatgacGAAGAATGATtgtatagttaataattatttgttgcaTTTTTCTTCTCTATCTCATCTAGATTAAGtggattaatattgttattaatttaattctaaatttttaactttgtttgcACCtagctttattttgttttgttttgttttagttttatactatttagatgATACCTTAATAGCATCATGTAATCGCACAGAAACAAATGCCAACAATGTTGTATACACCTGTAAAGGCAAATCATACTGGATTGTATATTTagtgcattataatattgtgttagttattatgataagtcgatggtgtatcttaataaataaataaataaaataaataaatgacgcGCCTCTCCATTTATCGTCAtactttaatatgaataattacatgcttacattatatatattttcttatggtataggttggcggacaagcatatgggccacctgatggtaagtggccatcacccatagacaatgaagctgtaagaaatattaactattcctttcatcgtcaatgggccaccaaacttgggaactaagatgttatgtcccttgtgcctgtagttacactggctcgctcacccttcaaaccggaacacaacaatactaagtactgttatttggctgtagaataactgatgagtgggtggtacctacccagacgggcttacacaaagccctaccaccaagttatatCGTTATtaggttatatttaaaaataatattagcttGGAGGGGGCAACTTCATCAGTGAAAAGAACTATACGACATATTTCGGTCAAAAGTGATCATAAAATTAACATCtgcatatttcttttatattatttcggtATAAAATTGACCCACTCCGACACAATCCGAAGCTATGTCTGGGATATATGACATCTTGACAAACATGCATTGAGATATATTGCTTACGTTTAccaattatcatttaaaaaaaatacttcaaactttaataatatgatgCTGTCACAGTAGTATTagagcgtacatcttaaccaagattacgggttcaaacccagacaagcaccactatatatatgtgcttaatttgtgtttctaattcatctcgaactcagcggtgaaagaaaacatcgtaaggataTCGGAATGTGTCGGATTTCAACAaactgccacatgtgaattcactAACCCACATtgcagcagcgtggtggaatatgttcctaaccgtTTCTTTAAAGGGAGACGAGGCCCTTCGCtgagcagtgagaaatttacagactgttacaaTACTAACCTATACAAATACATTACATCAAAAACCTGAACAATATATCTGTGGTCTTACAGATTTAACAagaataaaagattaaaaatagtattgtatGGAATGttgtagttatttatattctattgttatttttaatctactGTAATCTACACATGCACCCAcctacacatacacacacacacacacccacacacacacacacacacaattaaaatttattttgatataatgtaAGTTTACCTACTGATTGTGAGTTTTAGTGTATAGTAACATATTGTttattcttttcaaccgacttcaaaaaggaggcggttatcaattcgtctgttttttttttttttttttttttttttttttgttacctcataactttttattgggtggaccgattttgataatttttttttttgtttgaaaggtagtgcttcccgtggggtcccattttttttttatttttttccgatgatggtatccgtatgaaaacgacataagtcttaaatttgcattatgtatatgcgcgacaaatagatgaataactcaaaatcacgttaaccaattttgatgattctttttttattataaaggatatactttaagggtagtttggtgaaagtttggtaaggttctgagcacaggatccatgacaaattaaggaaacgggagggaacggaacaattctgaggagcacattagcaatactcggtcgaatcttttatttatgggttacttggatatttgaatcaccttccggaacgtggttatgttcatgtaattgtcataatcgaatattataatcaactagcgacccaccccgacttctcacgggtgcaatactgatactaaatatactaaagaatttgtttatttacgacatcacattgcaaacttctacaattgtcaatgtttctttactaaattgttcatttattatatacacaaaccttccccttgaattacactatctattaaaaaaaaccgcatcaaaatccgttgcgtagttttaaagatatagggacagagaaagcgactttgttttatactatgtattgacggaactcctaaacggcttacagttagggtgcgatttgaggcagaatttctttctgtctttaatcaaattttgtgtatatgatgtgatgtcatatgatgtacgacatagcatacgaatagctcttttgcaaagtttttttactgaggtcgattacagctcattcgagggtggtacctcgtagtttatgccgcatgacgtattaaagccgcattttcgaaagtctatttttgctttattcgaaagtttcttttgaaattgtccctgaagtagtttccgattcatataaacggcacgcttaatctatccatattaagaaaaaaatgttagtctacatcagcttcacttaaaatcaaaaaataaataaaattttaacaaaaagaaaaaccgacttcaaacaaaacagtattttaaaacaaattaaaatgcactaaaaagtaataaaaataattgcatatttaacacatttttgaaagtcctcctaggtaaaatgaaatgaaaaatattagactacttaaaagtcgatttacgattatataatgtagttataattattgctatatttggagtcggtgtcagccaaccctatactatacctatcaaaaaacaatacgagaatactttaagaaatgtttcttacaaattaccttttatacgatattatactgggtcaatcaagaggctcgtatcgcttctttcttttgatagttgaagcgtgtgcctgaggctgacaccggctccaaatataacaataactataactacgttatataatcgtaaatcgacttttaagtagtctaatatttttcatttcattttacctaggaggactttcaaaaatgtgttaaatatgcaattatttttattactttttagtgcattttaatttgttttaaaatactgttttgtttgaagtcggtttttctttttgttaaaattttatttattaagaacatGGACAGAATTGTATGTTATAGAAGATCGGGTCCTTCTGTCACgagaattatattatacttactaAAAGGTCCCAACCTTTATTTGCTATGTACAACTTGATAaagaataaactatttttatttttttttttattttcactttcaGTGCAATATTTACCTTGACCATAGCTACGTAGTTAGCCTTATCCTCTGGGTTTCCTCCCCTCTTTGTCGGGTATTCCCAATCCAAATCCAAGCCATCGAACTTATACGTACTGAAAACAACATATACAGTCACCTTATTTATATACCATATTATTATTGAGAAAATTctagaatatttaaacaaatctaCTTTACAACGAACAAACATACTTTACTCAAGTAGCAAGCAAAAACATATtggaatttatttatgattaaatttactttaattctagcagttcgaaatataaattctaCCTAAAAAAAAGCAAGAAATTTGGTAAATATtcttttcgtatataataaatacttttctttACTTATTATCTAcaactacttggtggtaggactttatgcaagcccgtctgggtaggtaccacccacacatcagttattctgccgccagACAGCAgcactctgtattgttgtgttccggtttgaagggtaattgaggcagtataactacaggcacaagggacataacatcttagttcccaaggtcgttggtgtataaatatatatatggtatatatatGGTTGGTATATATGGTAAGTTGGAATAttacgatgtaagaaatatttcatatttcttacagtgtcattgtctatgggtgatggtgaccacttaccatcaggtggcccatatgctcgtccgccaaccaataccataaacaataaaaaatactactatcttattttaattttaatttgaataaaatcaatttgaatattaaaagtaataattaaaaatattggaatCATGAATTGAATTTGCGAGAACGAAAGCCATATGTTTTAAGTTTCCCTGATTTTATTTATCCGATTTACTTAAACTAAAGCCTCGATTGACATTACTAAATTCTACAGGAATTCATTTTGACAAAACATCTGATCAACTGTTATATTCTGTAACAATTAAATTCGTTTATCTGTGTTTGTTGCGttaaaatacaatgatataGAAACTTATTATGAAAACTGATTATTGCTTTTGTTAGGTTCAAGAAACTATTCACTGTTGAATGTTGGTAGTATTATGAACGAGATGCAATTCAAAAGCGACCCCAATAAACGTTTCGTGAGCGTAATTATCAACAATCAATCATGTGTTCcgtataaacaaatgaaaatatcgaACAATTGAAGAATCGTACAAAGGAATGAGTTTGATATATCTCGTAGTGGTGTACAATCTTACTCGATAGTATTAAGAATtaagtttttagttttaagattttctgtattctatattatttcattgatgAAATGGTTTACAAACCTTTGTGAAGATAATGAAGATCAATTCTGTACTTAATCTAACAACAGTTTCCTTGCGACATAATCACTAATtgagtctttttttttatttattaatgctttttttaataaaattcggcTATGGTAGCTTTTCTTAATTCTTAATTCATGTTATTCGAATAAGAAGTAAActgtaataacataataataataactctttattgtacacacacactaaaaaaaaatttattcaataacacaatatataaagAGAAGAAATGTACAACAGGCGGTCTTATCACTTAagagcgatttcttccagacaaccagcgtatatacatatttagtcttttttttgtaattagtagtaattatcaattaaaatttcaatgtgAATATATATGTACCCAAGAACCCACAATAACAATGGCTGTATGTAGCgaactaaaaagtaaaagtgtaaattaaaaaaaaaacggatctCATTTGAAAACCAACGTTAGAAAATCAAAGATGTTCcgattatgaattttaattacacCAATGGTGCTATACGAGTCTGCTTCTATCCAAACCGGTCCAACCAGTAATAGGCCGATTCGAATGACCTTCGAAGTCGTTCAAACAAACTCATGACAAAATGTTACTTAATATGATGAGCTCTGAATATAAATTACGGAGTCGTAGAAGTAAGTGCTGTCCGAAATTGGGATTGTGTATTATTTAAGGTCACCATTATAAAATTCGCACTGGTAGTAACGACAAATCGAATGATTTATATTGACCAACTAGTTGGACTAAACAATCACCAGCGTCTACAAACATTGTcactggaagaaatattaaccaatccttacattgccaatgtgtGACCAACCTTGGAAGCTTGGATAgactcatcatatattcaacCATCCAACCGCTGTGTTCCAGTAAGTGtaccagtgtagctacaggttCAAGGGAGATAAAATCTTAGTTATCTAGTTTGGCAACACATTggcgttaaaatttcttacagtgccaatgatTTGCCATTTGCCAGTCCGACTACcgatttcatttaaaaagagTCTCTCTTCAGATAATACTTTAGAAAAATGGTTTTTGTAAAGTATGTTATCTAGACCATGTATTAATATGTTCATTTTTTTACTCACTTCAAAAAGAACATGACACTCTGCACAAACTTCGCTCTCGTC contains the following coding sequences:
- the LOC124541158 gene encoding probable chitinase 2 — translated: MVGKVSLIFLIVALMASVMDGQTLGGPMHGKVVVCYVATWAVYRPGEGKYGLADLEPSLCTHLIYSFAGLDESTMSIKSLDPWQDLEKDYGKAGYKNLVSLKARYPHLKVTVAIGGWNEGSSKYSVMASKPETRAKFVQSVMFFLNTYKFDGLDLDWEYPTKRGGNPEDKANYVAMVKELKDAFEPYGYILTAALGAGKDTMESAYDLAKLSRYLDFIHMMCYDYHGTWDNVVGANAPLDGIGDDDVLSVKYTIDYMLSHGVSPYKMVLGLPMYGRTFILNDPNVKNIEFGKTPTKSVTFAGPWTREAGFIGYNEVCAEITNKSSKWTQHWEEKTATPYLRDGERIIVYDNPRSLAIKIKMAMDYGLGGLMVWSIDTDDFKGACEPEPGAYQDFVDRYNDMVDDPLLQEALKNLNLPDGNRIENLSRRTSYVISNNKLHLRLPEPEFSNYPLMRTINDATTIALEEKRILDEMKAITRKNEIGDTDDDKGSAKAVAGSVICVLICAVFAFKIY